Proteins encoded by one window of Manduca sexta isolate Smith_Timp_Sample1 chromosome 12, JHU_Msex_v1.0, whole genome shotgun sequence:
- the LOC115443657 gene encoding uncharacterized protein LOC115443657 codes for MGCMASSQRTNEPTASTTPWQEMSSGKGETVVAALARLDSEITASEKSYPAARLAVVTAELEIIQQEINSFEETTSPVIKDSYAKTLHQIFVALDLYRRPMLASENEDFVANVNRKEMRRLELSWLRTRFAELQRERRALHSQILGIRSLYAQMHQLLDSLWGNNQRPGTPLENSLMKAIALRDALASVSAKLRAAAEYAHAAVKALDDAIPAWKLTPIGKSGWERTSACADACRLLVQARCLERSARRVLSASAAPRAARTLRLALDYAFTDLMHDHKYQRATEIFQQFKSALAELIEAVHQVLLNNIENLAVAEKDVAKWKRDLQAARVNAIVQKGLAELRYEAKALTSLQMNVNIVQ; via the exons ATGGGCTGCATGGCGAGTTCACAAAGAACCAACGAGCCAACGGCATCTACT ACACCTTGGCAGGAGATGTCAAGTGGTAAGGGTGAGACGGTGGTGGCAGCACTCGCCAGGCTTGATAGCGAGATCACTGCTAGCGAGAAGTCTTACCCGGCGGCGAGATTGGCTGTGGTTACTGCAGAGCTTGAGATCATTCAACAG GAAATCAACTCATTTGAGGAGACTACGAGCCCAGTGATTAAAGATAGCTATGCAAAAACTTTACATCAG ATCTTTGTGGCTTTGGATTTGTACAGAAGACCGATGTTGGCTTCCGAAAATGAAGATTTTGTTGCCAACGTTAACCGAAAG GAAATGCGTCGTTTAGAACTTAGTTGGTTGCGCACGCGCTTCGCGGAGTTACAGCGTGAGCGTCGAGCATTGCACTCACAGATACTGGGAATACGTTCTTTGTACGCTCAAATGCATCAATTGCTTG ACAGCCTGTGGGGAAACAACCAGCGTCCTGGAACACCTTTAGAAAATTCGTTGATGAAGGCTATAGCTCTACGTGATGCCTTGGCCTCAGTAAGTGCAAAATTACGAGCAGCTGCAGAGTACGCCCATGCAGCTGTCAAGGCTTTGGACGATGCGATACCCGCATGGAAACTTACACCCATTGGCAA GAGTGGTTGGGAGCGCACGTCGGCATGCGCAGACGCATGTCGGCTGCTGGTGCAGGCGCGGTGCTTGGAGCGCAGCGCTCGGCGTGTGCTGTCCGCGTCGGCCGCCCCACGCGCCGCTCGCACGCTGCGACTTGCGTTAGATTACGCCTTCACAGATCTCATGCATGATCATAA GTATCAAAGAGCAACGGAAATATTTCAGCAATTTAAGTCTGCTTTGGCTGAGCTCATCGAAGCAGTCCACCAA gttttattaaacaatatagagAACCTAGCTGTGGCAGAGAAAGATGTTGCTAAATGGAAGCGGGACCTGCAGGCTGCTCGAGTGAATGCTATCGTACAGAAAGGCCTGGCGGAGTTACGATATGAAGCCAAAGCTTTGACCAGTTTACAAATGAATGTAAACATTGTCCAATAG
- the LOC115443656 gene encoding NADH-ubiquinone oxidoreductase 75 kDa subunit, mitochondrial-like, whose protein sequence is MMKLFSKILRGYKIFKHDSILVRGQATQEVDIFINGKPVKVPSYFTALQALRREKVTVPSFCYHERLSIAGNCRMCLIELEGMPKPQIACAMPVSKNMKIRTNSQMTLKAQEGVLEFLLINHPLDCPICDQGGECDLQDLSMRFGNDRSRFTDLHFQGKRASENKDLGPLIRTEMTRCIHCTRCIRFASQVCGMDVLGTTGRGNDMLVGTYVDKMFLSELSGNIIDLCPVGALTAIPYMFKARPWEVKRTNSIDVTDATGTNIEVNHRFDRVLRVLPREHDEINQEWVSDKGRWAIDSLEMQRLVTPMQRVGANLCPLDWDTALKIAVDLIKSPCPSNIMAIAGPHCNVETLVTAKDFLNMLGSEHTYVERGLYYTASGVDIRAGYSLNINMKDISKADKILLVGTNPRFEAPVLNAWIRQAYLGNDCDIYVIGPKCEFNYYVNYLGNDIQALAMVHDVLCGAKRPLIFVGVSQLETSLGGQIMSILSRVASSLSCSDWAVLHVLTREASFAGALEAGWKPGALAALQQCNPAVLISLGADEIFYDWCPPPTCNLIYIGFQGDRGAEYATVILPGSAYTEAGGIYLNMECRSQYAMPAVTPPGDARRDWKIVRVLAEYAGIKLLYNDQESLNSRLGQISPNFICLGNYQPKLFAELIVDLLHPGCCPGGSMDVDMKRLCEYYCSDVFTYNSKTMIKAQKAAGELLSSDYGII, encoded by the coding sequence ATGATGAAGttattttcgaaaatattgcggggttataaaatatttaaacacgaTAGTATATTAGTACGAGGACAAGCTACTCAAGAGGTGGACATATTTATCAACGGTAAACCAGTTAAAGTACCGAGTTACTTTACTGCACTACAAGCTTTACGCCGAGAGAAAGTGACCGTACCATCATTTTGTTACCATGAAAGGTTGTCCATCGCGGGTAACTGTCGTATGTGTTTAATCGAACTGGAAGGCATGCCGAAACCTCAAATTGCATGTGCCATGCCGGTATCGAAGAACATGAAGATACGCACAAATTCCCAAATGACACTAAAAGCTCAGGAAGGAGTTTTAGAATTTCTGCTCATCAATCATCCCCTCGACTGTCCAATTTGTGATCAAGGGGGCGAATGTGACCTTCAAGATTTGTCAATGAGGTTTGGTAACGACCGCTCCAGGTTCACGGACTTACATTTCCAAGGGAAGAGGGCCTCCGAAAATAAAGATTTGGGACCTCTTATCCGTACCGAAATGACTCGTTGCATTCATTGCACTAGATGTATTAGATTCGCTTCGCAAGTCTGTGGAATGGATGTACTGGGGACTACAGGACGTGGTAATGATATGCTTGTAGGGACATACGTTGACAAAATGTTTCTTTCCGAATTGTCCGggaatattatagatttatgcCCAGTAGGTGCTCTAACTGCTATACCGTATATGTTTAAAGCCAGACCTTGGGAGGTGAAGAGAACTAATTCTATTGATGTTACTGATGCAACTGGCACGAATATAGAAGTGAATCATAGGTTTGATAGAGTTTTACGGGTGCTACCTCGTGAACATGATGAAATTAACCAAGAATGGGTGTCAGATAAAGGGCGGTGGGCAATAGACTCTCTTGAAATGCAGAGACTTGTAACGCCTATGCAAAGAGTTGGGGCTAATCTTTGTCCTTTAGATTGGGACACTGCACTTAAAATTGCtgtagatttaattaaatctccTTGTCCGTCTAATATAATGGCTATAGCGGGGCCACACTGTAATGTTGAAACTTTGGTAACcgctaaagattttttaaatatgctcGGATCAGAACATACTTATGTGGAGCGGGGTCTGTACTATACGGCATCGGGGGTTGATATTAGAGCAGGTTAttcattgaatataaatatgaaagataTATCCAAGGCAGATAAAATTTTGCTAGTTGGTACAAACCCTCGATTTGAAGCACCAGTATTGAACGCTTGGATACGTCAAGCCTATTTAGGCAACGATTGCGATATTTACGTGATTGGACCTAAATGTGAATTTAATTACTATGTTAACTATTTAGGCAATGATATACAGGCTTTAGCAATGGTTCATGATGTTCTATGTGGTGCTAAAAGACCCCTTATTTTTGTTGGTGTTTCTCAATTGGAGACTTCACTAGGTGGGCAAATTATGTCAATCTTATCAAGAGTGGCATCATCTCTTAGTTGTAGTGATTGGGCAGTTTTACATGTGTTAACGCGAGAGGCTAGTTTCGCGGGAGCCTTGGAAGCAGGATGGAAACCAGGAGCATTAGCGGCCTTACAACAATGTAATCCAGCTGTATTGATATCACTAGGCGCggatgaaatattttatgattggtGTCCGCCTCCAACATGTAATCTCATATACATAGGGTTTCAAGGAGACCGTGGTGCTGAATATGCGACTGTTATATTGCCAGGAAGTGCTTACACCGAAGCTGGTGGTATATATTTGAACATGGAGTGCCGATCTCAATATGCCATGCCAGCCGTTACTCCACCAGGAGATGCGCGCCGCGACTGGAAAATAGTTCGAGTACTCGCTGAGTATGCTGGAATTAAACTTCTGTATAATGACCAAGAATCCTTGAATTCAAGACTTGGGCAGATTAGTCCTAATTTTATCTGCCTGGGGAATTATCAACCAAAACTGTTTGCCGAATTAATTGTTGACTTGCTACATCCTGGATGTTGCCCTGGAGGATCCATGGACGTGGATATGAAGAGACTGTGCGAGTATTACTGCTCTGATGTTTTTACCTATAATTCTAAAACTATGATTAAAGCGCAAAAGGCTGCTGGAGAACTCTTGTCGTCGGACTACGGCattatttag
- the LOC115443655 gene encoding thrombospondin type-1 domain-containing protein 7A isoform X1: MGRVVWLVWAAALAIAAADEASDPEGLLEPGTETAAKDAKYSVYVGRWTECSPLGPGEHAVRSSGSIPFRSLRSEADSLVHTPRLGLQRRQVQCRSKNGQFVEAMFCGTAITNVGTTRVCVIRENCTLAEWLPWRPRTDGALVRTRRLKRLPQGGGQECDVVEEVRPAALEASAHWVPGAWGPCRVATEATVPALPAVTDEDDDADDNDAIYDDDDDDDEKDDDRDANAASCGGGVQRREATCVRADGRTLHPTQCAHVVMPTLVQPCEVPCPRDCEVGEWSEWGACQPTDGCPLFPVQQLTTIGYSVRRRRVISAASGGGAPCPPLEEKRTCSTPRCASWKATPWSPCVLSYAHTICGPGKRSRELRCVGHDGKEAQRAWCSGSAAPARSERCRIACAADCVVSSWGPWSPCSASCASSAHPRPTRTRRRHILAHASPNGFPCPTEDQLVQNETCNNHACATYSWLATPWGPCHRRQQDYIPVTNYTELADGEAINGSDEDEPCIEEGEMVRDVMCVQNNADVVREALCAPLRRPASRRGCTIRCRKGCKVEAWMPWSPCPNTCDPGKQIRLRVVTGGPSCGPKQETRECPVPRSCRSRDVTWVAGEWSTCRMPPGDRCGVGYRARSIWCGSDSHRVEAGACAGQLVPQSVASCQVSCDHMEQLTCNIICADPLRYLDASEPDVPNCVCKNVTLELLPTDSDCILPQGLECGEGRSLIAARCMVGGRDVPMDLCKKYHPLTGPNRVREASTDGYTYDAEFPSLLRGACTVRCARDCSAGAWGEWGPCASEPGSKAAFRFRTREVIEEGSAGGRECGATLQRATCAVSEPRWAISEWSVCSPPRSLCGRAIINRTVTCVDAEGNALDDATCEAAGAGQTPSREATCRAPCPADCVVSSWSEWSPCEQTKWGGRRDRTRVVLRRAMEGGTECPHLVAAEPCSPHGYSWHVAPWDDCQPLGGSPCGEGTKKRAVRCLRSDGVFVNDSFCPNTTSTEAKESWCYVPCGVDCELGEWGAWDASACSCGDTSAARHMRRTRQHLTAAVWPGRACPPTEQRAPCPREPCLRLVARPSLGCHLQTSSGDEADGVCGWGVKVSHARCELTSVGDEPPTDAYLEPWRCATVLPGRIIAPPMYYQEEEACEVECGCKESEQGQPGPWGSWGPCRGGARSRTRQMLVPARRACRTPSRYVTIEWANCTNDSDEIPDLLAVETREDKPRRAWVDNDVYHDGYIEGSSSVLAVVWTATIVLSLYGAFMLYRGFLRCLRSRKLKTVTKV, translated from the exons aAACTGCTGCAAAGGACGCTAAGTACTCGGTGTATGTGGGCCGGTGGACTGAATGCAGTCCCCTGGGGCCGGGCGAGCACGCCGTCAGGTCCTCTGGAAG TATCCCATTTAGGTCTCTAAGGTCTGAGGCGGACTCCCTCGTGCACACCCCTCGACTCGGACTGCAGAGACGGCAAGTACAATGCCGCAGCAAGAATGGACAATTTGTTGAAGCTAT GTTCTGTGGTACTGCTATAACAAATGTGGGGACGACACGTGTTTGTGTGATTCGCGAGAACTGCACGTTAGCTGAATGGTTACCATGGCGGCCGAGGACTGATGGGGCTCTAGTCCGCACGCGACGACTTAAACGCTTGCCCCAAG gaGGCGGTCAGGAATGTGATGTGGTTGAGGAAGTGAGGCCAGCAGCTTTAGAAGCAAGTGCCCATTGGGTTCCTGGAGCATGGGGTCCTTGTCGTGTAGCTACAGAAGCAACAGTTCCTGCTTTACCag CAGTTACCGATGAAGACGACGATGCTGATGACAATGACGCTATCTACGATGATGACGATGACGACGATGAGAAGGATGATGATAGAGATGCGAACGCAGCGAGCTGCGGGGGCGGCGTGCAGCGGCGGGAGGCGACGTGCGTGCGCGCTGACGGCCGGACCCTCCATCCCACACAATGTGCACATGTGGTCATGCCAACTTTGGTACAACCGTGCGAG gTGCCCTGTCCACGAGATTGCGAAGTAGGCGAATGGAGTGAGTGGGGTGCATGCCAACCAACGGACGGCTGTCCTCTGTTCCCAGTGCAACAGCTTACGACTATTG GATACAGCGTTCGCCGACGCCGCGTCATCTCAGCAGCATCGGGCGGCGGAGCCCCGTGTCCACCCCTGGAAGAGAAGCGGACCTGTAGCACACCTCGTTGCGCTTCCTGGAAGGCGACACCGTGGAGCCCTTGTGTCCTCAGCTATGCTCATACTATCTGTGGGCCCGGAAAGCGCAGCCGAGAGCTACGATGTGTCGGACATGATGGA AAGGAAGCCCAGCGTGCATGGTGCAGCGGCTCTGCTGCGCCGGCTCGTAGCGAGCGTTGCCGCATCGCGTGCGCGGCAGACTGTGTGGTATCGTCGTGGGGCCCTTGGTCTCCATGCTCAGCGTCCTGCGCTTCGTCTGCTCATCCACGACCTACTAGAACTCGACGCCGACATATCTTAGCGCATGCTTCTCCCA ATGGTTTTCCCTGTCCCACCGAAGATCAGTTAGTCCAAAACGAGACATGCAACAACCACGCATGCGCGACGTACTCGTGGCTGGCGACCCCGTGGGGCCCGTGCCACCGGCGGCAGCAGGATTACATTCCTGTAACCAACTACACTGAATTGGCG GACGGAGAAGCTATCAACGGAAGTGATGAAGACGAGCCTTGTATTGAGGAGGGCGAAATGGTTAGAGATGTTATGTGCGTGCAAAACAACGCCGATGTTGTACGAGAAGCATT GTGTGCTCCTCTTCGCCGGCCGGCTTCCCGCCGCGGATGTACAATTAGATGTCGGAAAGGATGCAAGGTAGAAGCCTGGATGCCTTGGTCGCCTTGTCCTAATACATGTG ATCCCGGCAAACAAATTCGTTTGCGGGTTGTAACTGGTGGTCCCAGCTGCGGACCGAAGCAGGAGACGCGCGAGTGCCCTGTGCCGCGGTCGTGCCGCTCCCGTGACGTCACGTGGGTCGCTGGGGAGTGGAGCACCTGTCGTATGCCGCCGGGAGATAGATGCGGCGTGGGGTACAGGGCGCGCA GCATCTGGTGCGGTTCAGACTCACATCGTGTAGAAGCTGGCGCATGTGCAGGCCAGCTGGTACCGCAGAGCGTGGCGTCGTGCCAGGTCTCCTGTGACCACATGGAGCAATTGACTTGCAACATTATCTGCGCTGATCCACTGAG ATACTTGGATGCCTCAGAACCTGATGTTCCGAACTGTGTTTGCAAAAATGTCACATTGGAGCTGCTACCGACGGATTCAGATTGCATTCTACCTCAGGG CCTTGAGTGTGGAGAAGGCAGATCTTTGATAGCCGCGCGCTGCATGGTGGGTGGCCGTGATGTGCCAATGGATCTTTGCAAGAAATATCACCCGCTGACTG GTCCGAATCGAGTCCGCGAGGCGTCTACGGACGGGTACACGTACGACGCGGAATTCCCGTCACTGCTGCGCGGCGCGTGCACGGTGCGATGCGCGCGCGACTGCAGCGCGGGCGCGTGGGGCGAGTGGGGACCATGCGCCTCCGAGCCGGGCTCAAAGGCCGCCTTTCGATTCCGGACCAG GGAGGTAATAGAAGAGGGTTCAGCGGGCGGCCGAGAATGCGGCGCGACTCTACAGCGTGCCACTTGCGCCGTGTCCGAGCCGCGCTGGGCAATCAGCGAGTGGTCCGTATGCTCTCCGCCCAGGTCCCTATGCGGACGGGCCATCATCAACCGAACTGTTAC TTGCGTAGACGCGGAGGGCAACGCGCTGGATGACGCAACATGcgaggcggcgggcgcgggaCAGACGCCGTCGCGCGAGGCGACGTGCCGCGCGCCCTGCCCCGCCGACTGTGTCGTCAGCTCGTGGTCCGAGTGGAGCCCTTGCGAACAG ACAAAGTGGGGTGGTCGCCGCGATCGGACGCGTGTTGTTCTCCGACGCGCTATGGAAGGTGGTACCGAATGCCCGCATCTGGTGGCCGCAGAACCTTGCTCTCCACATGGATACTCCTGGCACGTTGCTCCCTGGGACGATTGTCAGCCcctag GCGGATCACCATGTGGTGAAGGCACCAAGAAGAGAGCAGTGCGATGTTTACGTAGCGATGGAGTTTTTGTCAATGATTCTTTCTGTCCT AACACGACGTCGACGGAAGCAAAGGAGTCGTGGTGCTACGTGCCATGCGGCGTTGACTGCGAACTGGGCGAGTGGGGCGCGTGGGACGCGTCCGCGTGCTCCTGCGGCGACACATCCGCCGCCCGGCACATGCGCCGTACCAG ACAACACCTGACGGCGGCGGTGTGGCCGGGCCGCGCGTGTCCGCCCACGGAGCAGCGCGCGCCGTGCCCTCGTGAGCCTTGTCTCAGACTCGTCGCCAGACCCTCGCTCGGTTGCCATCTTCAG ACGTCATCAGGGGATGAAGCGGACGGCGTATGCGGTTGGGGAGTAAAGGTGTCCCATGCCAGATGTGAACTGACCAGCGTGGGAGACGAACCCCCAACTGACGCGTATCTGGAGCCGTGGCGCTGCGCCACGGTGTTGCCCGGGCGAATTATAGCACCGCCCATGTACTATCAG GAGGAAGAGGCATGTGAAGTGGAATGTGGTTGCAAAGAGTCGGAACAAGGCCAGCCGGGTCCGTGGGGGTCGTGGGGCCCGTGCCGCGGCGGCGCCCGCTCCCGCACCCGGCAGATGTTGGTTCCAGCGCGCAGAGCTTGCAGGACTCCTTCTAG ATACGTGACTATTGAATGGGCAAACTGCACGAACGACTCAGACGAGATCCCGGACCTGCTGGCGGTAGAAACCCGTGAAGACAAACCGCGACGCGCCTGGGTTGACAACGATGTTTACCACGATGGATACATAG agGGCAGCAGCTCGGTACTAGCAGTGGTGTGGACCGCTACAATTGTTCTCAGCCTGTATGGAGCATTTATGTTGTATCGAGGATTCCTCAG aTGCCTGAGAAGTAGGAAACTGAAGACCGTCACCAAAGTTTAA
- the LOC115443655 gene encoding thrombospondin type-1 domain-containing protein 7A isoform X2, whose translation MGRVVWLVWAAALAIAAADEASDPEGLLEPGTETAAKDAKYSVYVGRWTECSPLGPGEHAVRSSGRSLRSEADSLVHTPRLGLQRRQVQCRSKNGQFVEAMFCGTAITNVGTTRVCVIRENCTLAEWLPWRPRTDGALVRTRRLKRLPQGGGQECDVVEEVRPAALEASAHWVPGAWGPCRVATEATVPALPAVTDEDDDADDNDAIYDDDDDDDEKDDDRDANAASCGGGVQRREATCVRADGRTLHPTQCAHVVMPTLVQPCEVPCPRDCEVGEWSEWGACQPTDGCPLFPVQQLTTIGYSVRRRRVISAASGGGAPCPPLEEKRTCSTPRCASWKATPWSPCVLSYAHTICGPGKRSRELRCVGHDGKEAQRAWCSGSAAPARSERCRIACAADCVVSSWGPWSPCSASCASSAHPRPTRTRRRHILAHASPNGFPCPTEDQLVQNETCNNHACATYSWLATPWGPCHRRQQDYIPVTNYTELADGEAINGSDEDEPCIEEGEMVRDVMCVQNNADVVREALCAPLRRPASRRGCTIRCRKGCKVEAWMPWSPCPNTCDPGKQIRLRVVTGGPSCGPKQETRECPVPRSCRSRDVTWVAGEWSTCRMPPGDRCGVGYRARSIWCGSDSHRVEAGACAGQLVPQSVASCQVSCDHMEQLTCNIICADPLRYLDASEPDVPNCVCKNVTLELLPTDSDCILPQGLECGEGRSLIAARCMVGGRDVPMDLCKKYHPLTGPNRVREASTDGYTYDAEFPSLLRGACTVRCARDCSAGAWGEWGPCASEPGSKAAFRFRTREVIEEGSAGGRECGATLQRATCAVSEPRWAISEWSVCSPPRSLCGRAIINRTVTCVDAEGNALDDATCEAAGAGQTPSREATCRAPCPADCVVSSWSEWSPCEQTKWGGRRDRTRVVLRRAMEGGTECPHLVAAEPCSPHGYSWHVAPWDDCQPLGGSPCGEGTKKRAVRCLRSDGVFVNDSFCPNTTSTEAKESWCYVPCGVDCELGEWGAWDASACSCGDTSAARHMRRTRQHLTAAVWPGRACPPTEQRAPCPREPCLRLVARPSLGCHLQTSSGDEADGVCGWGVKVSHARCELTSVGDEPPTDAYLEPWRCATVLPGRIIAPPMYYQEEEACEVECGCKESEQGQPGPWGSWGPCRGGARSRTRQMLVPARRACRTPSRYVTIEWANCTNDSDEIPDLLAVETREDKPRRAWVDNDVYHDGYIEGSSSVLAVVWTATIVLSLYGAFMLYRGFLRCLRSRKLKTVTKV comes from the exons aAACTGCTGCAAAGGACGCTAAGTACTCGGTGTATGTGGGCCGGTGGACTGAATGCAGTCCCCTGGGGCCGGGCGAGCACGCCGTCAGGTCCTCTGGAAG GTCTCTAAGGTCTGAGGCGGACTCCCTCGTGCACACCCCTCGACTCGGACTGCAGAGACGGCAAGTACAATGCCGCAGCAAGAATGGACAATTTGTTGAAGCTAT GTTCTGTGGTACTGCTATAACAAATGTGGGGACGACACGTGTTTGTGTGATTCGCGAGAACTGCACGTTAGCTGAATGGTTACCATGGCGGCCGAGGACTGATGGGGCTCTAGTCCGCACGCGACGACTTAAACGCTTGCCCCAAG gaGGCGGTCAGGAATGTGATGTGGTTGAGGAAGTGAGGCCAGCAGCTTTAGAAGCAAGTGCCCATTGGGTTCCTGGAGCATGGGGTCCTTGTCGTGTAGCTACAGAAGCAACAGTTCCTGCTTTACCag CAGTTACCGATGAAGACGACGATGCTGATGACAATGACGCTATCTACGATGATGACGATGACGACGATGAGAAGGATGATGATAGAGATGCGAACGCAGCGAGCTGCGGGGGCGGCGTGCAGCGGCGGGAGGCGACGTGCGTGCGCGCTGACGGCCGGACCCTCCATCCCACACAATGTGCACATGTGGTCATGCCAACTTTGGTACAACCGTGCGAG gTGCCCTGTCCACGAGATTGCGAAGTAGGCGAATGGAGTGAGTGGGGTGCATGCCAACCAACGGACGGCTGTCCTCTGTTCCCAGTGCAACAGCTTACGACTATTG GATACAGCGTTCGCCGACGCCGCGTCATCTCAGCAGCATCGGGCGGCGGAGCCCCGTGTCCACCCCTGGAAGAGAAGCGGACCTGTAGCACACCTCGTTGCGCTTCCTGGAAGGCGACACCGTGGAGCCCTTGTGTCCTCAGCTATGCTCATACTATCTGTGGGCCCGGAAAGCGCAGCCGAGAGCTACGATGTGTCGGACATGATGGA AAGGAAGCCCAGCGTGCATGGTGCAGCGGCTCTGCTGCGCCGGCTCGTAGCGAGCGTTGCCGCATCGCGTGCGCGGCAGACTGTGTGGTATCGTCGTGGGGCCCTTGGTCTCCATGCTCAGCGTCCTGCGCTTCGTCTGCTCATCCACGACCTACTAGAACTCGACGCCGACATATCTTAGCGCATGCTTCTCCCA ATGGTTTTCCCTGTCCCACCGAAGATCAGTTAGTCCAAAACGAGACATGCAACAACCACGCATGCGCGACGTACTCGTGGCTGGCGACCCCGTGGGGCCCGTGCCACCGGCGGCAGCAGGATTACATTCCTGTAACCAACTACACTGAATTGGCG GACGGAGAAGCTATCAACGGAAGTGATGAAGACGAGCCTTGTATTGAGGAGGGCGAAATGGTTAGAGATGTTATGTGCGTGCAAAACAACGCCGATGTTGTACGAGAAGCATT GTGTGCTCCTCTTCGCCGGCCGGCTTCCCGCCGCGGATGTACAATTAGATGTCGGAAAGGATGCAAGGTAGAAGCCTGGATGCCTTGGTCGCCTTGTCCTAATACATGTG ATCCCGGCAAACAAATTCGTTTGCGGGTTGTAACTGGTGGTCCCAGCTGCGGACCGAAGCAGGAGACGCGCGAGTGCCCTGTGCCGCGGTCGTGCCGCTCCCGTGACGTCACGTGGGTCGCTGGGGAGTGGAGCACCTGTCGTATGCCGCCGGGAGATAGATGCGGCGTGGGGTACAGGGCGCGCA GCATCTGGTGCGGTTCAGACTCACATCGTGTAGAAGCTGGCGCATGTGCAGGCCAGCTGGTACCGCAGAGCGTGGCGTCGTGCCAGGTCTCCTGTGACCACATGGAGCAATTGACTTGCAACATTATCTGCGCTGATCCACTGAG ATACTTGGATGCCTCAGAACCTGATGTTCCGAACTGTGTTTGCAAAAATGTCACATTGGAGCTGCTACCGACGGATTCAGATTGCATTCTACCTCAGGG CCTTGAGTGTGGAGAAGGCAGATCTTTGATAGCCGCGCGCTGCATGGTGGGTGGCCGTGATGTGCCAATGGATCTTTGCAAGAAATATCACCCGCTGACTG GTCCGAATCGAGTCCGCGAGGCGTCTACGGACGGGTACACGTACGACGCGGAATTCCCGTCACTGCTGCGCGGCGCGTGCACGGTGCGATGCGCGCGCGACTGCAGCGCGGGCGCGTGGGGCGAGTGGGGACCATGCGCCTCCGAGCCGGGCTCAAAGGCCGCCTTTCGATTCCGGACCAG GGAGGTAATAGAAGAGGGTTCAGCGGGCGGCCGAGAATGCGGCGCGACTCTACAGCGTGCCACTTGCGCCGTGTCCGAGCCGCGCTGGGCAATCAGCGAGTGGTCCGTATGCTCTCCGCCCAGGTCCCTATGCGGACGGGCCATCATCAACCGAACTGTTAC TTGCGTAGACGCGGAGGGCAACGCGCTGGATGACGCAACATGcgaggcggcgggcgcgggaCAGACGCCGTCGCGCGAGGCGACGTGCCGCGCGCCCTGCCCCGCCGACTGTGTCGTCAGCTCGTGGTCCGAGTGGAGCCCTTGCGAACAG ACAAAGTGGGGTGGTCGCCGCGATCGGACGCGTGTTGTTCTCCGACGCGCTATGGAAGGTGGTACCGAATGCCCGCATCTGGTGGCCGCAGAACCTTGCTCTCCACATGGATACTCCTGGCACGTTGCTCCCTGGGACGATTGTCAGCCcctag GCGGATCACCATGTGGTGAAGGCACCAAGAAGAGAGCAGTGCGATGTTTACGTAGCGATGGAGTTTTTGTCAATGATTCTTTCTGTCCT AACACGACGTCGACGGAAGCAAAGGAGTCGTGGTGCTACGTGCCATGCGGCGTTGACTGCGAACTGGGCGAGTGGGGCGCGTGGGACGCGTCCGCGTGCTCCTGCGGCGACACATCCGCCGCCCGGCACATGCGCCGTACCAG ACAACACCTGACGGCGGCGGTGTGGCCGGGCCGCGCGTGTCCGCCCACGGAGCAGCGCGCGCCGTGCCCTCGTGAGCCTTGTCTCAGACTCGTCGCCAGACCCTCGCTCGGTTGCCATCTTCAG ACGTCATCAGGGGATGAAGCGGACGGCGTATGCGGTTGGGGAGTAAAGGTGTCCCATGCCAGATGTGAACTGACCAGCGTGGGAGACGAACCCCCAACTGACGCGTATCTGGAGCCGTGGCGCTGCGCCACGGTGTTGCCCGGGCGAATTATAGCACCGCCCATGTACTATCAG GAGGAAGAGGCATGTGAAGTGGAATGTGGTTGCAAAGAGTCGGAACAAGGCCAGCCGGGTCCGTGGGGGTCGTGGGGCCCGTGCCGCGGCGGCGCCCGCTCCCGCACCCGGCAGATGTTGGTTCCAGCGCGCAGAGCTTGCAGGACTCCTTCTAG ATACGTGACTATTGAATGGGCAAACTGCACGAACGACTCAGACGAGATCCCGGACCTGCTGGCGGTAGAAACCCGTGAAGACAAACCGCGACGCGCCTGGGTTGACAACGATGTTTACCACGATGGATACATAG agGGCAGCAGCTCGGTACTAGCAGTGGTGTGGACCGCTACAATTGTTCTCAGCCTGTATGGAGCATTTATGTTGTATCGAGGATTCCTCAG aTGCCTGAGAAGTAGGAAACTGAAGACCGTCACCAAAGTTTAA